In Pirellulales bacterium, one genomic interval encodes:
- a CDS encoding PEP-CTERM sorting domain-containing protein, with translation PSLNDSFTPLVFASHVGDFANYEGLNVGGHLTLQHTLTANSLVLTARPTINGDISLDGIVNGLDVNAVASSWLTHNVHGDVNGDGIVNGLDINVIAANWLSGSGTGAGSTNPAVVPEPSSLLLATFGVLALTIRRKHLRKA, from the coding sequence AGCCGTCGCTCAATGATTCGTTCACGCCACTGGTGTTTGCCTCGCATGTCGGCGACTTTGCTAACTATGAGGGACTCAACGTCGGAGGTCACCTGACGTTGCAGCACACACTGACTGCGAACAGCCTGGTGCTCACGGCCCGACCGACTATCAACGGCGACATTTCACTCGATGGGATTGTGAACGGCCTGGACGTGAATGCTGTGGCAAGCAGCTGGCTAACGCATAATGTCCACGGCGACGTCAACGGGGATGGAATCGTCAATGGCCTCGACATCAACGTCATCGCGGCAAATTGGCTATCAGGCAGCGGCACGGGCGCAGGGAGCACAAATCCCGCTGTCGTGCCCGAACCCTCGTCGCTACTTCTGGCCACGTTCGGTGTGCTCGCCTTGACGATTCGACGAAAGCACCTGCGCAAGGCCTGA